The following DNA comes from Streptomyces sp. NBC_00273.
CAGGATCCGGGCCACGCCCACCTCCCGGGTCCGCAAGGACCTCGACCGCCTGCGACAGGAACGAGGAGGCCTCGGCCCGCGCACGCGGACCCTGTACGCCGACCCGCGGGCCCGCCTGGTCCGGGTCGCGGAAGAGATCGGGACCTACTGGGAGCTGGCCCTGGCACCCTACTGGGCACGGATCCGCGCGGTACTCGACGCCGATGTCTTCCACCGGGCCCGGCAGGCCGCCGAGCACGGAGCGGGCCGCCTCTTCAACGACCTCCACCCCTCGGTGAGCTGGGGCGACGACGCGCTCCGGCTCTCCCGCCGGCATCGGCCCCTGTCCCGCGGGACGGCGGGCGCCGGGCTGCTGCTGATCCCCTCGGTCTTCACCGGACCGGTCCCCTTCACCCGTGTGACGCCCCCGGAACCGCCGCAACTCGCCTATCCGGCGCGCGGCACCGGCTCACTGTGGGAACCCCGGCCCGCCGGCCGGACCGAGGCCCTGGCCGCCGTGCTCGGCCGCTCCCGCACCCGGCTGCTGACCGAACTGGAAACCCCGGCCTCCACCACCGAACTGGCCCGCCGTACCGGGCTCTCGGCCGCCGGAGTGTCCCAGTACCTGACCGCGCTGCGCGCAGCGGGCCTGGTCAGCGCCCACCGGGCCGGCCGCTCCGTGCTCTATGCCCGCACCGCCGTCGCCGAGGCCCTCCTCGTTGCCTACACTCCAGGCGTGGAGCGGGGACGATCACAGGGAGGGGCATCGTGAGCGAGCGCCGGTG
Coding sequences within:
- a CDS encoding ArsR/SmtB family transcription factor codes for the protein MRAELAFSVSDLAQMRFAVSPMWEVGPSYRLLASGTASPVHRPWTQQVRPRLAAAGLDRGWLAELIPPAGYVPDFLNPAPTGPAPSLAEELVRIRATPTSRVRKDLDRLRQERGGLGPRTRTLYADPRARLVRVAEEIGTYWELALAPYWARIRAVLDADVFHRARQAAEHGAGRLFNDLHPSVSWGDDALRLSRRHRPLSRGTAGAGLLLIPSVFTGPVPFTRVTPPEPPQLAYPARGTGSLWEPRPAGRTEALAAVLGRSRTRLLTELETPASTTELARRTGLSAAGVSQYLTALRAAGLVSAHRAGRSVLYARTAVAEALLVAYTPGVERGRSQGGAS